One region of Halomonas huangheensis genomic DNA includes:
- a CDS encoding peptide ABC transporter substrate-binding protein, which yields MSPADVVRSLALATLLGSSSNAISATLQIGNGAEPGTLDPQKVSGNWETRITRTLFDRLINYAPDGSLEPGLAERWDISADGLRYTFHLRDAHWSDGEPITASDAVFALRRVLAPGTANHNANLYYPIVGAHSINAGDAPAESLGVNALDERTLEIRLTEPTAWFLQALAMSEAAPLPEHLLNSDVSDWTRPGVMVSSGPFVLTDWHPQDHIDVTRNPHYYSADEVALDGIVFHAIEDPGAALSRFRTGELDISYSGVPSSRFEWVEQKLPDALRVGPLLGSYFYMINLRDGTPLADTRVREALNLALRREVITDQLLGIGQTPSYWYVPRAVSNAPNSQLDFADWSMERRLARATQLLNEAGYGPQQPLQLSLAYNTLDDHRKIAVAIAAMWKPLGMDLELINREAAVHFATVRHADFELARYGLIATVDDAHDFLNAYAAGGSASLSTGFSDTRYDELVRQSSAELDPQRRSELIGAAEQRLLDANVLLPIYDYVSVHLVSPRVKGWQSTPLDVHPLRYVSLETDYNATQ from the coding sequence CCCTCAGAAAGTCAGCGGCAACTGGGAAACCCGCATCACCCGCACTCTGTTCGACCGACTCATCAACTACGCGCCGGATGGCAGCCTGGAACCCGGTCTAGCCGAGCGCTGGGATATCTCAGCAGACGGTCTCCGCTACACCTTCCACCTGCGCGACGCCCACTGGTCAGATGGAGAACCGATCACCGCCAGCGATGCCGTCTTCGCTCTGCGCCGCGTACTGGCCCCAGGCACCGCCAACCACAATGCCAATCTCTACTACCCGATTGTCGGCGCACATTCGATCAACGCCGGCGATGCCCCGGCCGAGAGCCTGGGTGTCAATGCGCTCGACGAGCGCACCCTGGAAATTCGCCTGACTGAGCCCACCGCCTGGTTTCTTCAGGCGCTGGCGATGAGTGAGGCGGCACCGCTGCCCGAGCACCTGCTGAATAGTGATGTCAGCGACTGGACGCGCCCTGGCGTAATGGTATCCAGTGGTCCTTTCGTACTCACTGACTGGCATCCCCAGGATCATATCGACGTCACCCGCAATCCTCACTACTACTCCGCCGACGAGGTGGCACTGGACGGCATCGTCTTCCATGCCATCGAGGACCCCGGCGCCGCCCTCAGTCGCTTCCGCACGGGAGAGCTGGATATCTCCTACTCCGGCGTCCCCTCATCGCGCTTCGAATGGGTTGAGCAGAAACTCCCTGACGCGTTACGGGTCGGGCCGTTGCTGGGCAGCTACTTCTACATGATCAACCTGCGTGACGGCACGCCGCTGGCCGACACGCGGGTACGCGAAGCGCTCAACCTTGCGCTGCGCCGCGAGGTCATCACCGATCAATTGCTGGGCATCGGTCAGACTCCCTCGTACTGGTATGTGCCTCGCGCGGTCAGCAATGCCCCGAACTCACAGCTCGATTTCGCCGATTGGTCCATGGAACGGCGCCTCGCTCGTGCCACACAGCTATTGAATGAAGCCGGCTACGGTCCACAACAGCCGCTGCAACTCAGCCTCGCTTACAACACCCTCGACGACCATCGCAAGATTGCCGTGGCGATTGCCGCGATGTGGAAGCCGCTCGGCATGGACCTGGAGCTGATCAACCGTGAGGCAGCGGTACACTTCGCCACGGTCCGCCACGCCGACTTCGAGTTGGCGCGTTACGGGCTGATCGCCACCGTCGATGATGCCCACGATTTTCTCAATGCCTATGCCGCTGGCGGGTCCGCGTCCCTCAGCACCGGCTTCAGTGACACCAGGTACGATGAGCTGGTACGGCAAAGCTCGGCCGAGCTCGACCCTCAGCGACGCAGTGAGCTGATCGGTGCGGCAGAGCAGCGCCTGCTGGACGCCAATGTGCTGTTGCCGATCTACGACTATGTCAGCGTGCACCTGGTCAGCCCGCGCGTTAAAGGCTGGCAGAGCACGCCACTTGATGTGCACCCGCTGCGCTACGTCTCCCTCGAGACAGACTACAACGCCACCCAGTAA